The DNA window CCAGCATGCCGCTGCATCAGATCCTTTCCCTGTATCAAACGGCCTGGTGCGGCACCACCGGTTACGAAGTGATGCATCTGGAAGATGCCGGTGAAATTGATTGGCTGATGAGCCGGATAGAACAATCGGCTCCCGCCGCGGCCACGGCGCCCGAGAAACTGGCGCGCCTGGAACTTCTCACCCGTGCTGAAGCCCTTGAGCGTTACCTGCACACCCGTTATGTCGGGCAAAAGCGCTTCTCGCTGGAAGGCGGCGAAAGCACCATTCCGGCTATTCACGCCCTGATCGCGCAGCTAAGCCGCCTGGGAGTGGAGGAATTGGTGATCGGTATGGCGCACCGTGGGCGGCTGAACGTCCTGGTTAACGTGATGGGTAAATCTCCCGCTCTGCTGTACGCCGAATTTGAAGGCAAGCAGCCGCAGTTGCCCGGCTCCGGGGATGTTAAATACCATCTCGGTTACGCCAGAAATATTGAAACGGCGCACGGCGCCATGCACCTGTCGCTGGCCTGTAACCCCTCGCACCTGGAGATCGTCAACCCGGTGGTGCAGGGCCAGGTTCGGGCCCGCCAGGATCGGCGCAGCGACGCCGCTCGCCAACAGGTTGCCGCGCTGTTGATCCACGGCGACTCCGCGTTGGGTGGGCTGGGCGTCAACCAGACCACCTTCACCCTGGCCGCCACCCGCGGTTACACCACCGGGGGCACGGTACATCTGGTGATCAACAACCAGATCGGCTTTACCACCTCCCAGCCGCAGGATATGCGCTCATTCCGCTACTGTACCGATATCGCCAAAGGCGCCGGCATGCCGGTGCTGCACGTCAACGGCGATGACGTGGATGCGGTTTGCCGGGCTATGAACCTGGCGGCGGAGTGGCGTCAGACCTTCCATAAAGATATCGCCATCGATCTGGTGTGTTTCCGCAGACACGGCCATAACGAAAGCGACGAGCCACGCCTGACGCAGCCGCAGATGTACCAGGCCGTCGATAGCCATCCCGGCGTGCGCAGCCGCTATGCCGATAAACTGGTTCAGCAGGGCGTGCTAAGCCAGCAACAGGCCGTGGAGATGGTGGCGGCGGCCCGGGAATGGCTGGATAACCCCGCCGCGGAAAACCGCCAGCAGGATACCAGCCACCGCTGGGACACGTTCGATCAGCATGGCTGGCGCCCGATTACTGGCACTCAGGTATCCCGTGAACGGATCGCCGGTTGGGGCGACACGCTGTCTTGCGTACCGCCTGGATTCACCGTGCACCCCACCGTCAAACGCCAACTGGCGCAGCGCAGGGCGATGTCCCTGGGCGACCAGCCGGTAGACTGGGGCATGGCGGAAGCGTTGGCGTGGGCCTCCCTAGTTGAAGAAGGCTACCGGGTTCGCCTCTCCGGTGAAGATGCCGGCCGCGGCACCTTTAGCCATCGCCATGCGGTGTTGCACGATCAGCAGCAGGCCGGCAGCTACATCCCGCTGCAACACATCAGCCCCCAACAGGCGGCCTTTGAGGTGATTGATTCCGTGCTCAATGAAGAGGCGCTGCTGGCCTGGGAATACGGCTACTCCACCAGCGCCCCAGACGCGTTGACTATCTGGGAAGCCCAGTTTGGCGATTTCGCCAATGGCGCTCAGGTCGCCATCGACCAGTTCGTCTGTTCCGGCGAAACCAAATGGCAGCGCTACAGCGGGCTGACCATCATACTGCCTCACGGCTACGACGGGCAGGGGCCGGAGCACTCGTCCGCGCGCCCGGAACGCTGGCTCCAACTGTGTGCGGAAAACAACATGCAGGTGGTGATGCCCAGCGAATCCAGCCAGATGTTCCATCTGCTGCGCGGCCAGGTTATACGCCCGATGCGCAAACCGCTGATTATTTTGATGAGCAAGCGTTTGTTGCGCGCCAAAGCCGCAATGAGTGAGCTCGCCCGTTTCACCGACGATAGCTTCCGCCCGGTGATTGGCGATCCGCTCAACCTGCCGGCAAAACAGATCCGGCAGGTGATCCTTTGCAGCGGCCAGGTGTATTACGACGCATTGGATGCCCGCCAGCAGCGCGGCCTGGATGACAGCGTCGCCATTATCCGCCTCGAACAGATCTATCCGTTCCCGACCGAAGCGCTTGCCGCCTTGCTGGCGCCGTTACGCCACTGCCAGCATTGGGTATGGCTACAGGAAGAGCCGGAAAACCAGGGCGCCTGGCGGCAGATTCATCATCACTTGGTCGCGCTCTCCCTGGGCGGCCGCTGGCGCTATGCGGGCCGCCCGGCCGCCGCTGCACCGGCCACAGGCTATGGCGCAGTACATCGCCAGCAAATCACCGACTTCCTCAACGACGCGTTTGTCCCAGGCATGCAGGAAGTGGAGAAAAAAATAACTGCGGGAGCAGAACAATGATTGAAATTACCGCCCCACAACTTCCTGAATCCGTTGCCGAAGGTACCCTGACCCGCTGGTGTAAGCAGCCCGGAGAGGCAGTTAAGCGTGATGAAGTGCTGGCTGAACTGGAGACTGACAAAGTGATCCTTGAGATCCCGGCCCCACAGGACGGCATCCTTAGCGATATTGTCTGCCCGGAGGAGGCCACCGTGGCATCCGGCCAGTTGCTGGCCCATCTGCAGCCGCAGACGGCCGCTGCCGCCGTGGCGGCTGATGTGGCCCCGGCGCCTGCTGCCCCCGAACCGGCACCGTCGGCCGCGCCGCCGGTGATGCCGGCAGCGCGTCAGGAAGCGCTGCGCCAGGGCATTGCGCCGGAACAGGTGGCCGGCAGCGGCAACGGCGGCCGGGTATTAAAAGAAGACGTGGCGCGCGCCGCCGCAGCGGTAAACAGGTCAGCCAGCGCGCCCGCGCCGGTGGCAGTGGAAGCCCCCGTGGCGCGTGGCGTGCGCCGTGAGCCGATGTCCCGGCTACGCGCCCGCGTGGCGGAACGGTTGCTCGCCTCCCAGCGCGAAAACGCCATCCTGACCACCTTCAACGAAGTGAATATGCAGCCAGTGATGGCGCTGCGCCAACGCTGGAAAGAGCGCTTCGCCGAAAAACACGGCGTAAAACTGGGGTTTATGTCGTTCTTCGTGAAGGCCGCCACGTATGCTCTGCGTGAATTTCCCATTCTCAACGCCAGCGTCGATGGGCAGGAGATTATCTGGCACGACTATTGTGACGTCGGCATTGCCGTCAGCAGCCTCCGCGGGCTGGTGGTGCCGGTACTGCGCGACACTCAGCACATGTCGATTGCCGATATTGAGCGCCAGATTGCTGATTACGCCACCCTGGCCCGCACCGGCAAACTGCCTCTTGAAGCGCTGCAGGGCGGTACCTTTTCAGTCACCAACGGCGGTACGTTCGGCTCAATGATGTCCACGCCGATCATTAACCCGCCGCAGTCCGCCATTTTGGGCATGCACGCCATCACCCCGCGCGCCGTTGTGGAGAACGACGCCATTGTGATTCGGCCCATGATGTATCTGGCCCTAAGCTACGACCACCGCATTATCGACGGACAGGAAGCGGTACAGGCGCTGGTATTGATACGTCGGCTGCTGGAAGCGCCGGAACGTTTTTTACTGGATCTTTAAAAGGAAATCACCATGAGTACCCTTTACGATGTGGCGGTCATCGGCGCCGGCCCTGGCGGCTATGTGGCGGCAATTCGCGCCGCTCAGCATGGGCTGAAGGTCGCCTGTATTGATGATTACGCCAGCCCACAGGGGGAGCCATCCCCAGGTGGCACCTGTCTGAACGTGGGCTGTATTCCTTCCAAAGCGTTGCTCCAGTCTTCCGAACTGTACCATGCGCTACAGCATGAAGGCGCCGCCCACGGCATCAGCGTGAGCGGAGCGAAGCTGGATGTAGCGGCCATGTTGGCGCGTAAAAATGCCATTGTAACCCGGTTGACCCAGGGCATCCGCCTGCTATTCGAACGCAACAGCATCGCGTTTTTTCACGGCCGCGCCACACCGCAGCGCAGCCAGGACGGCGTCTGGCAGCTTTCTCTCAGCCAGCCGACGGCACCGCAAACCCTACAGGCCAGGCACGTCATACTGGCGATGGGCTCGCGGCCGCGGGCGCTGCCCGGCGTCGTGGTGGACAATGTCAGTATTCTCGACAACGCCGGCGCGCTGGCGCTTAAAAGCTGCCCGGCGCGGCTCGGCGTAATCGGCGCCGGCGTGATTGGCCTGGAGCTGGGGTCCGTCTGGCAGCGGCTGGGGGCGCAGGTCACGCTGCTGGAGATGGCCGACGTTTTCCTGCCGGCGCTGGAGAAACGCCTTTCCGGCGAAGTGCGCAAAGCGCTGACCGCCGGCGGCATGGCTATGGAATTCGGCGTTGCCCTGCAGCGCGTCGAGAAGCGCGGTAAAGCCCTGGTTCTCCACTGGCAACAGGGGGGCGAAGACCACCAAACCACCGTTGATAAGCTGATCGTTGCCGTCGGGCGCGAGCCCAATAGCGGCGAACTGGATACCGAGGCGCTGGGACTGACCAAAGATGCGCGCGGCGGGATCGCCGTGGACGAGCTGTGCCGCACCGGGCAACCGGGCCTGTGGGCGATAGGCGATCTGGTTCGCGGCCCGATGCTGGCGCACAAGGCGATGCATGAAGGCATTCAGGTGGCCGACGCCATCGCCGGGCAACCGGTGGTGCCGATCGATCTGTCCGCGATTCCCGCGGTGATTTATACCGATCCGGAAGTGGCCTGGGTGGGCATAACCCAGCTGGCGGACGGGATCAAAAAAGGCAGCGCGCCTTTCGGCGCCAACGGCCGGGCGCTGGCGCTGGGGCGGGATAGCGGTCGCTGCACGCTGTATGTGCGGGAAGACACCGATCGGCTGGTCGGCGCCGCGATTATTGGCCCCCAGGCTTCAGAGCTGATCAACGAGATCACGATGGCTATGACATTCCAGGCCTCGGCGGAGGATCTCTCACTGACGATGCACGCGCACCCCACGCTCAGCGAAGTGCTGCACGAGGCTGCGCTGGCGGCGGATAAACGCGCCATTCATGGCTAACACCTTAATGCACCAGGAGAAACAGGAATGAATCTTCATGAGTACCAGGCCAAGGGCCTGCTTGCCAACGCGGGCCTTCCCGTGCCGCGGGAAGTCTTTATCAGCGACGCCAGCCAGCTTGCGCAGGCCTGGCAACAGGTTGCCCATGGCGACAAGGGCGCGGTGGTGAAAGCGCAAATTCACGCCGGCGGCCGCGGCAAGGCCGGCGGGGTTAAAGTCTTCCGTGATGTGCAGGAAGCGCAAAACTTTGCCGGAGGGCTTATTGGCTCTCATCTGGTCACTTACCAGAGCGGGCCGCAGGGGCAGTACGTGAGCGGCGTATTGGTGGGGGAAAATATCTACCCGGTGCGCCAGGAGCTGTATTTCGGCATGGTGGTGGATCGCGAAAGCCAGAGGACCACGATTATCGTCAGCCCGGAAGGCGGCGTGGAGATTGAACAGGTCGCCCGGGAAACGCCGGGGAAAATCGGCAAAGTGCACGTCGATCCGCTAACCGGCGTACAACCTTGCCATATCCGCCAACTGCTGGCCGTGCTACAGCTGGAAAAAGCCCAGTGGGCCGCCTTCAGCCGCCTGGTGGAGGATGCTTGGCGCGCATTTCACGCCTGCGATTTCGCCCTGCTGGAAATCAACCCGCTGGTGATCCGCGAGAACGGCGAACTGATGTGCGCCGATGCCAAAGTTTCGCTGGACGATAACGCCCTGTACCGCCACCCGGAACTGGACGCGCTGCGTGATGAAACTCAGGAAGATCCCCGGGAACGCCAGGCCGCGGAGCTGGAGCTTAACTACGTTTCGCTGGGCGGCAATATTGGCTGCATGGTGAACGGCGCCGGGCTGGCAATGGCCACCATGGATATCATCAAACTCTACGGCGCCGAGCCGGCTAATTTCCTCGACGTCGGCGGCGGCGCTACCCAGGAACGGGTTACCGAAGCCTTCCGCTTGATCTGCTCGGACGCCCGGGTGAAGGGCATTCTGGTCAATATTTTTGGCGGCATCGTGCGTTGCGACATGATCGCCAACGCGATTATTCATGCTCTGGAACAGGAACGCGTCACGCTGCCGGTCGTGGTGCGGCTTTCTGGCAATAACGCGGCCATCGGGCAGCAACTGTTGGCTGACAGCGGTTTGCCGGTACAGGCCGCCAGTGCGTTGGATGAAGCGGCGCGGCTCATTATTGAACAGCTGAATCAGGAGGTGGCATGAGTATTTTAGTTAACCAACAAACGCGGGTTTTGGTTCAGGGGTTCACCGGCAAGAACGGGACTTTCCACTCAGAGCAGGCTATCGCCTATGGCACGCAGATTGTCGGCGGCGTCACGCCGGGCAAGGGCGGGCAGTACCATCTGGAACGGCCGGTGTTCAACAGTATGAAGGCCGCGATGGCGGCCACGGAGGCCGACGCCAGCGTTATTTATGTGCCGGCGCCGTTTGTGTTCGATTCGATTGTGGAAGCCGTAGAGGCCGGCGTGAAGCTGATCGTGGTGATCACGGAAGGCGTGCCGACTCTGGATATGCTGCGCGCCCAGCGCCTGCTGGATTGCTACCCGGATGTGCGCCTGATCGGGCCGAACTGCCCCGGCATCATTACGCCGGGCGCCTGCAAAATCGGCATTATGCCCGGAAATATCCATCGGCCGGGGCGTATCGGTATCGTCTCCCGTTCCGGCACCCTGACCTACGAAGCGGTGGCGCAGACCACCGCCCTGGGCATGGGGCAGTCTACCTGTATCGGCATCGGCGGCGATCCGATTCCCGGCACCAACTTCATTGACGCGCTGCGTCTGTTTGAGGATGACCCGGATACCGATGCGGTAATTATGATCGGCGAAATCGGCGGCAACGCCGAAGAGCGGGCGGCAGAGT is part of the Gibbsiella quercinecans genome and encodes:
- a CDS encoding 2-oxoglutarate dehydrogenase E1 component; protein product: MESPSLYSAALFNGENAGFLDQQYRRWLDAPEQFAEDWQQLFAQTESANPLGSNAAAQQPVCASALKKQIAVTLLTQAIRHKGHLHARLDPLGLQPVPQIRQLNPQSWGLEAADMQQAFDATFGGQQASMPLHQILSLYQTAWCGTTGYEVMHLEDAGEIDWLMSRIEQSAPAAATAPEKLARLELLTRAEALERYLHTRYVGQKRFSLEGGESTIPAIHALIAQLSRLGVEELVIGMAHRGRLNVLVNVMGKSPALLYAEFEGKQPQLPGSGDVKYHLGYARNIETAHGAMHLSLACNPSHLEIVNPVVQGQVRARQDRRSDAARQQVAALLIHGDSALGGLGVNQTTFTLAATRGYTTGGTVHLVINNQIGFTTSQPQDMRSFRYCTDIAKGAGMPVLHVNGDDVDAVCRAMNLAAEWRQTFHKDIAIDLVCFRRHGHNESDEPRLTQPQMYQAVDSHPGVRSRYADKLVQQGVLSQQQAVEMVAAAREWLDNPAAENRQQDTSHRWDTFDQHGWRPITGTQVSRERIAGWGDTLSCVPPGFTVHPTVKRQLAQRRAMSLGDQPVDWGMAEALAWASLVEEGYRVRLSGEDAGRGTFSHRHAVLHDQQQAGSYIPLQHISPQQAAFEVIDSVLNEEALLAWEYGYSTSAPDALTIWEAQFGDFANGAQVAIDQFVCSGETKWQRYSGLTIILPHGYDGQGPEHSSARPERWLQLCAENNMQVVMPSESSQMFHLLRGQVIRPMRKPLIILMSKRLLRAKAAMSELARFTDDSFRPVIGDPLNLPAKQIRQVILCSGQVYYDALDARQQRGLDDSVAIIRLEQIYPFPTEALAALLAPLRHCQHWVWLQEEPENQGAWRQIHHHLVALSLGGRWRYAGRPAAAAPATGYGAVHRQQITDFLNDAFVPGMQEVEKKITAGAEQ
- the odhB gene encoding 2-oxoglutarate dehydrogenase complex dihydrolipoyllysine-residue succinyltransferase; the encoded protein is MIEITAPQLPESVAEGTLTRWCKQPGEAVKRDEVLAELETDKVILEIPAPQDGILSDIVCPEEATVASGQLLAHLQPQTAAAAVAADVAPAPAAPEPAPSAAPPVMPAARQEALRQGIAPEQVAGSGNGGRVLKEDVARAAAAVNRSASAPAPVAVEAPVARGVRREPMSRLRARVAERLLASQRENAILTTFNEVNMQPVMALRQRWKERFAEKHGVKLGFMSFFVKAATYALREFPILNASVDGQEIIWHDYCDVGIAVSSLRGLVVPVLRDTQHMSIADIERQIADYATLARTGKLPLEALQGGTFSVTNGGTFGSMMSTPIINPPQSAILGMHAITPRAVVENDAIVIRPMMYLALSYDHRIIDGQEAVQALVLIRRLLEAPERFLLDL
- the lpdA gene encoding dihydrolipoyl dehydrogenase, with translation MSTLYDVAVIGAGPGGYVAAIRAAQHGLKVACIDDYASPQGEPSPGGTCLNVGCIPSKALLQSSELYHALQHEGAAHGISVSGAKLDVAAMLARKNAIVTRLTQGIRLLFERNSIAFFHGRATPQRSQDGVWQLSLSQPTAPQTLQARHVILAMGSRPRALPGVVVDNVSILDNAGALALKSCPARLGVIGAGVIGLELGSVWQRLGAQVTLLEMADVFLPALEKRLSGEVRKALTAGGMAMEFGVALQRVEKRGKALVLHWQQGGEDHQTTVDKLIVAVGREPNSGELDTEALGLTKDARGGIAVDELCRTGQPGLWAIGDLVRGPMLAHKAMHEGIQVADAIAGQPVVPIDLSAIPAVIYTDPEVAWVGITQLADGIKKGSAPFGANGRALALGRDSGRCTLYVREDTDRLVGAAIIGPQASELINEITMAMTFQASAEDLSLTMHAHPTLSEVLHEAALAADKRAIHG
- the sucC gene encoding ADP-forming succinate--CoA ligase subunit beta, with product MNLHEYQAKGLLANAGLPVPREVFISDASQLAQAWQQVAHGDKGAVVKAQIHAGGRGKAGGVKVFRDVQEAQNFAGGLIGSHLVTYQSGPQGQYVSGVLVGENIYPVRQELYFGMVVDRESQRTTIIVSPEGGVEIEQVARETPGKIGKVHVDPLTGVQPCHIRQLLAVLQLEKAQWAAFSRLVEDAWRAFHACDFALLEINPLVIRENGELMCADAKVSLDDNALYRHPELDALRDETQEDPRERQAAELELNYVSLGGNIGCMVNGAGLAMATMDIIKLYGAEPANFLDVGGGATQERVTEAFRLICSDARVKGILVNIFGGIVRCDMIANAIIHALEQERVTLPVVVRLSGNNAAIGQQLLADSGLPVQAASALDEAARLIIEQLNQEVA
- the sucD gene encoding succinate--CoA ligase subunit alpha; the protein is MSILVNQQTRVLVQGFTGKNGTFHSEQAIAYGTQIVGGVTPGKGGQYHLERPVFNSMKAAMAATEADASVIYVPAPFVFDSIVEAVEAGVKLIVVITEGVPTLDMLRAQRLLDCYPDVRLIGPNCPGIITPGACKIGIMPGNIHRPGRIGIVSRSGTLTYEAVAQTTALGMGQSTCIGIGGDPIPGTNFIDALRLFEDDPDTDAVIMIGEIGGNAEERAAEFIRHEMTKPVVSYIAGVTAPKGKRMGHAGAIISGGSGGAEDKFRAFERAGIAWTRNPAQIGSTLGAILAGK